The segment TTGGTGTGATAATCTACTCTTAGAGTATTTGTAATGCTATGTTTATGTTATATGCACTTCATAATCACTTTCTTCCAAGTATCTGTTAGATTAAATTTTTGTCTTGTTTCACTTTAAATTCCAACTACACCTTGGTTAATTTTGAGTTTGGATATCAGAAAAAGATTGAATCAATAACTGCATTTTACATGATTCATGTGAATTGGCAGGGCCTAAGTGTTACTTTGATCGGCTTGGCTGTAGAGGTTACATTGCTCATGAAGATTTCAGATGTGTGGAGTGTGGACAACTGGGAACAACAAAACATAACGCTGTGGTGGGTTTACGGCCTCTGTTCTGTTCTATTTAAACCAGTTAACCCATGGGTGAATCAGTTCCTTTAAAAACAACCACCTGAAGGTGTTTCTGATCCAAATTTACAATACATGTTGATGAACAGAGCCAACAAAAATTACATGATAATGGTCATTAAACTTTTCCcttgttttgtttattgtaTGTTCTTGGCCTGATCAATCACTCATTTCCCAGTATTGATGCATCTGTTTTTTAACTTCAGCTCCGTTACAACTATgaaaatatgaatatgaatgTAGTGTGAAAAAAATGTATACTACTTCGTTTACCAAATCTAATAACGACAACAAATAAGGGCCCGGCCAGGTAATGGGTCCTAATAAAAAAAGTCCATCAGAATAGTTAAAAAGATAGAGCCCATAAGcttaagaaaaagaaagttcAGAACTAAAAATTTGCCAGCCGTTGATTTAAACACTTCCGATTTTCGCCACGTCATCGATCCGCGTCAAGCAGAGAAAACCAATAAGAGTCAGCACAGGCTTCTATATAACAAATCTTCCCCTCCTTTACTTTTCAATCACAGACTCGCAGAACATTCGATCCTCTTTCAATCTCTACAAATTCTCATCTCTAAAAAAAAGTCATCGATAATGGCTCCCAAGGCGGCAGAGAAGAAACCGGCGGAGAAGAAGCCAGCAGAGAAGGCCCCGGCGGAGAAGCGACCAAAGGCGGAGAAGAAGATCTCGAAGGAAGGCGGAAgcgacaagaagaagaagaaggcgaaGAAGAGCGTGGAGACGTACAAGATCTACATCTTCAAGGTCCTGAAGCAGGTTCATCCCGACATCGGAATCTCAGGGAAAGCGATGGGGATCATGAACAGTTTCATCAACGACATATTCGAGAAACTCGCCCAGGAATCGTCGAAGCTCGCGAGGTACAACAAGAAGCCGACGATTACGTCACGGGAGATCCAGACGGCGGTTAGGCTTGTGTTGCCAGGAGAGCTCGCGAAGCACGCCGTTTCTGAAGGGACGAAGGCGGTTACCAAATTCACAAGcacttagggtttcttttttttttatcttgaatCTGATTCGCATGTTTAGATATAAATGGGATTCTCTGTCTTGATCTTTGGTTCTGGATTGTATTCAATTAGTGATATGGTTGAATGAACAGTTTCTCGTGTTAATGAATTTGATGCGGTTTCTCTTTTGCTTGAAGTTATTGGATTTAATAAGCCTCAATTATTCAAAAATTCTTAGAATCATGGGTTAATTCTTCCAGTACGatcagtttcttcttcttcatttgttTGCTTCCCTGGATCATGGAAGGGAATGCTAAACCTACTTTGATTAATTGCAAAATGTGTAACAAATTGATTTCGATATTGAGTACTAATACTGGATATGCGACAGTTAAGAATAATCATATCCCAAATTCCTTGCAAGTTgcaacaaaacagaaacagcCCTAGTCTTATGCGGAACGTATACATCACATAAAATGCATAGTAGAGCAATTGTGAAAGGACATCACATGTGTTAGTGTAGAATTCACCAGGCAATTCAGATCCGTGAaatctcatatatttttttttaatgaaaactaGTCTCAATGGCTGGAAGACTGGAAGTTGGTACGAATCAATGTAATGTTCTGCCTCTGATGTAAACAGTAGTGAAATGCTTGTATCTCTGCTTTTATACAGATGCAGTGTGGTTAACTAGTCTGTTTTCAGCCATTGTAAGCCGTCCGAGAGAAACATGGCAAATCTGTCGAGAAGCTGAGCGCGTCATCCTTCACCCTCGATTAGGAAAGTGAAAGAGATGCAAGAGCACACACAACttgaagaagataaaaagaGTTGGCAAGAGGGAATCAGCACTTTTGGATTTGTATCATCTTTTGAATTGGTTGAATTGAAACGTTTCTATCAAACGAATATCAGGCAAGACCCCGTGATTTTCAGTCACGTATGTTTAAAGGTTATCGGATAAAGATGtgtaaacaaacaaacacaaaatcaTGTCATACTACTGGGCTTTTAAGGCCCACGCATTAGTGTACACGTGTACATTTCTGATTCGTTTTCAATAAAATGGCCACGTCTTTCGCCTTAGATGTTGTTGTTTGACTTTTCTTCCGCTATAAAATGATGTTCGATCCACCGTTCTTCTTCTCAAATTAGCTTCTTTTTTTCTAATCTGTCGTCCTGGGTTTTTGGGAATCTCATTTTGGATACGGTCAAGATCCGATCGTGGTTTCGATGATCCGACTTTAATGTTTTCATGCTATAGGAAAAGAAGATACTAAGAGAGCCACGTCATCTCAGCCACGTCAGCAAGAGGAAGCAATTATATAGCTTGAGAAAACAGAAGTTAGGATCATCGAAAAAATATCAAGAAAGTTTGTTATCTTCTTCGCATCTTCTCTGGTTTGTTTCTCTGTGATTTTCCTAGAAAATCACCATGGATTCCTCATCCTTGCTTTTGAGTTGTTTCTACATGTAAACTCTTGGCAGGAGAGAGAGCGATTCTTTGTGTAATACATTGGATCGAATCATACGAGTTactgttcttcttctactttccCTGTTACGTTTTACTGTATCAAAGGTATCAGAGCCAGTCGAACCTCGGAATCAATGGCAGGCGTTGAGTTCCAAGTCTTCGAAGGTGTTTCCTGCGATTTGCGTCCTTGGATTTCAAAGTTGGAAGATCAATTTGCTTGTGATGACTACTCGGATATGAACAAATTAGCGTTAGCTGTGTATCTTCTTGGAGGTAAAGCAGAATCTTTTGTTCATCAACGAGAAGAAATCAAGTATTTTGAAACTTGGGACGAACTAAAGAGTAGCTTGATACGTATGTTTGGTGAACGAGATGATCCGGAACGGATCAGATTGCAGACGGAGAGGGACGTATCAACGCATAATTGGTTAGTGGCACTTAAGGTCAGGAAGGCCGATGTGATTCAAGAGATGACGATGCCTAATCCTGCTGTTTCAGAGTCGCAAGTTCAGTCCTTATCAGTTTCAGCGATTCACATACGAGATGAAAGTGATTTAACTACCAAGATGGAGTCGACTGGTTTGACTCTTGATGTAGATGTGAATTCAGAGGATCCAGAGCAGATTGAATCGCTAGTAAACGAGGTACCAATTTCTCTTTTGGAACCATGCCATAGGATAGGAAGATTGGAATATGTGTTTCTTGAGAACAAAAGCTTGCAATTACATGGAGATTTTGACAAACTGAGAGTTGATGAGTGGAAATCTCCAAGGGTAGAACACACATACGTTTTGGATGTTGACATGGGGGAAGAATTGATTCAAAAATCAGCAGATGCTGAGGCTGAGCTAGTTGCACACCACTTGTTTGATCTTTTGCTTCAAAGGGTTGGTTGTAAAAGGAAGCAACCGAGGTGTCACAAGAACTGGAAATTTAAGTATAAAATGGAGGACCTAGGGAGATTCCTGCCACAAAATGATCATTATACATCTATGAGAGTAAAGCACCAAACCTCCAACAGTCTATGTGCTAGTGATCATGTGGGATCATTGGAGAAAATGAGCACTTGTGGTCGTTGGAGAAGTCAACAACAGTCATGGTTCTTCAGTTCTGAAGCTCACGTTGAGAAAAAGATAGTACCCTTCTCAGACTTGGGGAAGAATCTCGTTCAGTACCAGTCTGATCCTACATGTCCCTATCCACCTATCCTCATTGATACGGTGATGGTTAAAGTGGCAGAGAGTTTAGCTCACTGGAGTAAACAGAAGTGCTCATGGTTGTTGTTCAAACTGAGATTGATGTTTCCTTTACAATGTGAAAAACTCAAGGCTGCTTGGGAAGAGGAATCAGGTACTAAGCAGAGCTACAGGGGAAATGAGAGTGAGCTTCTTCTCTTCGGAAACTCAATAATACCGGTGAGATGGTTTTGTCAAAAAGGAGATTATCGGATGGTTGGAGACCATATCTACAATGAAGAAGTTGTTGTTAGTGTTGTGACTGTAATGACAGAAACTTCAGTTCCAATGATCGTGATCATGGCAAGGGATGACAACACGTTTGATGCAGAACAGCCAATACTCAACAAGACAGTGGTGTTACGAACTGACCACACACACTTATATCTGGAGCAAATAATTCTGGATTGTCGAAGCAAGTGCCTCAGGTTACATGATGGTAACTGGGAGAGACGGTTCTGCAAGAACTGGATGTTTAAGTTCAAAGTTATTGCAACATTACGAAACAACAACACGAGACCTGTTACGCAACCTGTTTGCACACGAGGCTGATACACTGGAGATACAGGAGAAGAACTTTCATGTTGCTGGCCTTACTATCACTGGCCAGTAGAGCACTTAAAGAACTAGACAACAGACGTACCAATGGCCAGAGTAGTGTCAAATCTTCATTTCTGCTGCAATTGTGGACACGAGTTGTTGGTTCTTCAAAACCTTGTGGTCAAGGTTTTCTCAAAGAGGGAGGATTTGCTATAGGAAAAGAAGATACTAAGAGAGCCACGTCATCTCAGCCACGTCAGCAAGAGGAAGCAATTATATAGCTTGAGAAAACAGAAGTTAGGATCATCGAAAAAATATCAAGAAAGTTTGTTATCTTCTTCGCATCTTCTCTGGTTTGTTTCTCTGTGATTTTCCTAGAAAATCACCATGGATTCCTCATCCTTGCTTTTGAGTTGTTTCTACATGTAAACTCTTGGCAGGAGAGAGAGCGATTCTTTGTGTAATACATTGGATCGAATCATACGAGTTactgttcttcttctactttccCTGTTACGTTTTACTGTATCATTTCAACCTCATTAATTTGATTGATTTTCCCAAGCGTCTGATTACTAGAGATCTCTGTTGGATTGGATCTGGTAGCTCTTCGATTATAGATAGGGTTTGGAAGGAAGAGCATAGAGATATATAATGCGGCTGAGCTCCGAGCTACTCATCTCTTTGGTTCCTTCGTTGACTTTTTCTTATTCTGGTTTATCTTCTAATCGTTTGAAACCTCTTCAAAAAAGTGATTGGCGTGGTAATCTTAGTTGAAGTTTCGTTCCTCTCTTAGATCTTTTTGTCTTTTGCTCCATCGCTCACGGTTTTTCTTAGCtcgttttaaaaacaaaactaatcaaagaagaagaagaagaagcttgttTCACCAGTGATCTCTCACGGTATTTGAATCTTTCTTGGATAAAAATCTAGATTAGATTAATCAGTGTGCCTTTTTTGTTTCTGGTGTATGTTctcaagattttgattttgtttgtgGCAGTTACGGTTTGCTACAATTGGATATGAGCTCTGTTTGTGGTGGGTTGGATTACAAAGATGCAGAGTCCCACATCTCTGCTTCGAGCCCCAATAAATGTTCTAATAATGGCTCCAATCATGTCTCTGTTACCGGATCTGAAGATGCTCAAGAGTCTGATGGGGATGATAGTGGTAATATACACCAATATCTGAATGAAGAATCCAAAGACATCACCACAGAGCCTTTATTACCTCTCAAGTCTTCCGATGATGAAGTAGAAGACAAGAACCTTGCCAAGGACATGTTGTCTGAGAGTGTAAGTTGCCACCCTACTATAACCAAACTCTTTTTATTCTTTAGTAGTAGATGCACAAGAACGCGGATGTGTTATTAGACTATAAAATAGCATGGACATAACCATATGATTGCAGAATTTACAACAAATAATCCCATTTTTTTCAGATATAGTACCATTCTCGTATTGGTTACTGCTCTGTGATTTATCTCTAGGCTTTGTGATTAGCACTTTCTCCATATGTTGGTagatttttatagattttagaaacaaaacaaactagTCTTAGTCGTAGATGCATGAAACATGGGTGAATATGATTGAAGAATTCGTTCAATCCGACACTTAACTGTCTGAATAACATTATTACATTAGACATGAGAAAGTGTGTCATTCACTCATTCATTGGACTTTTTTGGCTGTATGATGCATCTCAGTGGTTGTTGGAACTTATCGATAGAATGTTAGTTTAAAAGTATTATGATATATTGTAATGCTTTGTCTGGGTTTCCCTGTTTATGTTATATCTGCTTCTACTGACTGGTGTTTTTCTTCTGGTAATCTGGCCACAGGTGAGTGCGGCTATTGTCATCCCAGCCATTAAAGGCAGCCGAGAGAAGCATGGCAAGTCCGTCGAGAAGCTGAGCGTGTCATGGGCTGAAGATGTGTATGATCCTCCACCGTCCATCGTCTCTCACACGAGGAGCAAGAAACAGCAGCAACATCAGAAATCAAAGAGCAGTTTGAAAAAGAGTGGAAAGAAAGGACACAAGGGAAGCAGTAGTTCATCATCATCCCGTGGCAGCAAAGACAAGaagtcctcttcttcttcttcttctcgcaGCAAACACAGTCGTGATAAGTTTGGATGGGCAACACAAATGCCTATTGCAGCCGCATCTTCTTGAATCGTCTATGGCATATGACCATCTCTACTTTGCTatgtctcctctctctctctcactcgctttctctcttgtttatttttatatatataaataaaagctATTGTATGAAAACTTTTCTCGAGTTTCAGAacgatttttgttttttattgtaCGGAATCGAGTTTGTTGTTATAAGGAATTACCACTTGTTTTGTGTTAGATTGTGTATGGGGGTTAAAGACGCTTTGTTTACTTGATATTATGAATAAATAGGTGTGGTATATATATAGTGTTCGAAACAAACGAACGATGATATCCTCATCTTTCCGCTGGTGTTTGTCTTAGTTGCCCACCTGAGTATATTATCCCATCAAGCTTTTCTCTAATAACCATTAAAACCATTATAAGAACACAaaatatagcaaaaaaaaagagaaatattcCAAACCCATATCACACAAAAGGAAACAAGCTTACCAGAGGTGAGTTCGAAATGTACTTCACTTTATTTGTATTAGACTTTTTTTTGTCTAACTTCGTTTGATATCTCACATTCTCCTCTTCAAACTAAAGATCACATTAATCTcgtatattttcttcttttgagAATGTGTCTTCCATAACATCATATAAGGTCTTAGGTCTTAAACGCACGCAATAGCTCAACAAAGAGTACTTCTTTTATTGATGTTTAAAAAACTTCTCAAAAACTAAACACAAGCTATTATTCTTCCTTTATATGTCTTATGATCTATCACACACGATGATCACAATATATATGAGTTAAATTTCATTTTCTATCCTATTACACTTTGAATTTGAATTTTCCTTTTCCTAATTTCCTAATTTCCTAATCCTAATAACTTTTAATTAGTTATCCTAATTCACTCAAGGATAACTTTCTTTTCTGGTTATCATAATTACTTTAAGGACAACTTCTTTTTCTTAATGACTTTCTTTTTATTGATGTTGAAATTTATTTCCAACCGTTTATTTTATCACATGTTGTTTTTGGAAGAAGAAAGCAGCTCATATGATACACCGGTTTAGCCTgtataactgattttataagTATTTCCTTCGCTGCTTGCGATAAAAACTGATTATACCAAGGCTTGATTTGAGCTTTTATCTTATCAATGTCTCCCTCAAATTCAGTAACTTTGCTTCGACCAATCGGTTATGGAAGACCCAAATATTTCCCTCCACCACCAACTTTATGAATTTGTAAAATATTCTAGATATTACCATGGACCACATGATCAATTTTCATACCAAAgacaacataattttttttcagattaGCTTTTGATCCGAGGTCTGCTCATATCTTTTCAATATCTGAACCATACACTGAGCGTCATTAATAGTTGCTTTGCAGAAAAATAAGGAGTCATCAGCAAAAAAAGGAGATGGCTTACTACCGGATAATTTCTTGCTAATTTCATATCTTGATACAAGTTTGCTTGCTGAGCCGTAACCAACATTTGACTCAAAACTTTTGCACAAAGTAGGAACAAATATGGTGATAGTGCATCACCCTGTCTAATACCCCTGGTTGGTGTGAAATAGTCATATAGAACTCCATTGATCAAAACAGAATAAGATATAGACTTTACACAGACCATGATTAACTGAATCCATCTTCTTTTAAACCCTAACACTTCTATAGCCGATTCCAAAAAGTTCCACTCAACTATGTTATAATCTTACTAATATCAGTCTTGATATTAGTTTTCAAAGCATGCATTAGTTCATGAgcaactaaaatattatttaaaatctggCGATCGGGAACAAATGCAGCTTGTGAATCAGAAATAATGACATCCATGCATCTTTGTAGCCTTAAGCATAGGATTTTGGATATCAGTTTATATGCCACTAAACATAAATCGATAGGACGATAATCACTCATAAACTTCGGTATCAAACATATATTGGTATGATTGATGTTAGGCTCCATCTCACCAGTCATAAAGAAACTGTGAACCATATTGCAGACATCAGTACCAATAGCATTCCAAAACTGCTGATAAAAGGAAGCCGTAAAACCATCAGGGCCCGATGCATGATCAGAACCAATGAGGGATAAGACATCTTTAATCTCTATATCAGAAACATGACGAGTCAGATCTCTATTCATCTTTAAAATTATTATCCAATAAACTACCTTTTAAACCAATTTATCTGatgtaataaattttataaaagattttcACAAATAACTGATGTTGGCTGAAGTTTTTCTCACGTTATCAATGGAGGAGACACTGGTAAAGCTAGTGAATATGGTGATGCACTGATGCATAAAGTGAAATTCTCAGAGGCTTTGGCTACTCTTGGTGGTGTGACAGTTGCCAGCAGAGGAGAACCTTCCCGTCAAGATGCTGAATCGCTGATACCTTCGACAAGAATTCTCACTTTCCagttgaaaataaattaaaattgtgATTGCAGTtgaaaatgaattaaaattgTGAAAGACTATCTGAGAATCTTTAGCATAAATAGTCTGTTATGTATCTTATACAAACATGCAACTCCTTACAAAAAAGAAGAACTATCAAGAAACTGCTAACTTATGAAGAAAAACAAAGACATGTGTGGTAATggataaaaattgtttaaagaTGATGACCAATCTTCAACTTATATTCGGACTTAATTAATTATACACTTCTTTTCACAGGCATTCACTTATCACCTGCAGAATGATATCATAAATATTAGCATTATTGCGATATGACAAAACCTCCACACGACACTAGATAAGCTAAAAGCTTGCTTGCTTACCTGTACTGAAAACCTCCACCAGTCCAAGCGGTGTCTGATTTCCCGTTGTGACCAGCTGATTTCTTGTCGCCGGCACTTTGGTAATAAACATCATCTTTGGGATCATCCCAACCGGTCCAGCCATCATCATCATTAGAAGCTGATGACCCCTTTGAAGCTACTGCCTCCTTCTTCTTACTCTCATTCTCTCCCCAATCGTCCCAAGAATTTGACTTATGAGAATTGTTGTAATAACCACTTGATGATGACTGTGACCCTTTTCCTTCAACAGATGGATTCGCTGCTTTGTTCCCATTTCCAAAGTTTTGGTAGTAACCATTGCTCTCACTTTCGTTACGCTGGTTCcagcttgttgttgttgttccttCTTTAGTGTACTCCCCGACCTTCTGTGACGCAATCGCCATTACTCCTTTCATGATCCCCCATGTTCTCTGTCCTATCTCCGTTGTCTTACTCGCTACTACATTTACAGTTTCACTCACCTTGTGATCATACCCACCTTCCTTCACCTGCAAGACGAAAAATGGTTTATCTATCTGATTTGACATTACTTCAGCAAAACTCTATTGTGGTCAACAAGAAAAGTAAAGAGATCCTCCAAGAATTGTGCTCTATACAGAGTTACAAAGAATCTTCAATAGACGTGACACTAAATCTATTACATGACAGTGTAGAAAATGGGATAACTGGCACCCAGATGAGAGATTAAGCTAAGAAAATCAACATAGATACTCGATAACAAGGCTAGAGATAGATCCAAGAACTGTATAGAGAGCATCCAAGAATTGTGCTCTATACAGAGTTATAATCTACACTAGACAGGACACCAAATCTCTTATATAAAGATGTTGGAAATGGGATAACCTACGCCCAGATGAGAGATTAAGCTTAATCAGCAACTTATGTAAACTAACATAGATACTAGTACAGATAGAAACCACAAACTTCATGTTGACCCAAATCAAATATAGCCTTTCAGTGGTTATGAATTATCATAGGAAATTAAGCACAATAAAAGTGTTACAAGTACCTTGGAAGTGAACTCCTTGGTTCCTGTCTGAACAACACTTGCTGCAGATGCAGCAACCATAGACAATCTTCCAAACCCCTAAACCCATCA is part of the Brassica rapa cultivar Chiifu-401-42 chromosome A09, CAAS_Brap_v3.01, whole genome shotgun sequence genome and harbors:
- the LOC103841289 gene encoding histone H2B.8 produces the protein MAPKAAEKKPAEKKPAEKAPAEKRPKAEKKISKEGGSDKKKKKAKKSVETYKIYIFKVLKQVHPDIGISGKAMGIMNSFINDIFEKLAQESSKLARYNKKPTITSREIQTAVRLVLPGELAKHAVSEGTKAVTKFTST
- the LOC103841290 gene encoding uncharacterized protein DDB_G0271670 isoform X1, translating into MSSVCGGLDYKDAESHISASSPNKCSNNGSNHVSVTGSEDAQESDGDDSGNIHQYLNEESKDITTEPLLPLKSSDDEVEDKNLAKDMLSESPQVSAAIVIPAIKGSREKHGKSVEKLSVSWAEDVYDPPPSIVSHTRSKKQQQHQKSKSSLKKSGKKGHKGSSSSSSSRGSKDKKSSSSSSSRSKHSRDKFGWATQMPIAAASS
- the LOC103841290 gene encoding uncharacterized protein DDB_G0271670 isoform X2, with translation MSSVCGGLDYKDAESHISASSPNKCSNNGSNHVSVTGSEDAQESDGDDSGNIHQYLNEESKDITTEPLLPLKSSDDEVEDKNLAKDMLSESVSAAIVIPAIKGSREKHGKSVEKLSVSWAEDVYDPPPSIVSHTRSKKQQQHQKSKSSLKKSGKKGHKGSSSSSSSRGSKDKKSSSSSSSRSKHSRDKFGWATQMPIAAASS